In Helianthus annuus cultivar XRQ/B chromosome 9, HanXRQr2.0-SUNRISE, whole genome shotgun sequence, the following are encoded in one genomic region:
- the LOC110880267 gene encoding probable serine/threonine-protein kinase PBL12, with product MAPKKTTSSWKSILFGCFTNNTPTFDPQTLVSKSGLSQRLSISDVSSSLSVINGLSNSVVGWNLQEFTFAELTMITHDFASSNYLGEGGFGTVHKGFIDDKLRPGVVEAQPVAVKLLDLDGGQGHNEWLAEVTFLGQLRHPHLVKLIGYCCEDKNRLLVYEYMARGNLESQLFRRYSISLPWLTRIKIALGAAKGLAFLHGEEKPVIYRDFKTSNILLGSDYTAKLSDFGLAKDGPEGDETHVSTRVMGTHGYAAPEYVMTGHLTTMSDVYSFGVVLLELLTGRRSMDKKRPSREQCLVEWARPLLKDSNNLDRIMDPKLDGQYPTLGAKRAAILASRCLSHHPKCRPTMNEVVKILEHVMELDDFPVGSFVYIAPKEGQNTKDKDEAKQHNDEKGSGDDEAEEVMVVVEKKESSRKRDHEKKGHRHKHRIRSMRSRAVYSDTALYKNFRKGTNSPLLPHPK from the exons ATGGCTCCCAAAAAAACCACATCCTCATGGAAAAGCATTCTCTTTGGttgtttcacaaacaacacacCAACCTTTGACCCTCAAACTCTTGTTTCTAAATCCGGTTTGTCACAAAGGTTATCCATATCCGATGTCAGTTCATCGCTGTCTGTTATCAACGGTCTTTCGAATTCGGTTGTTGGGTGGAACCTTCAAGAGTTCACTTTTGCCGAGCTTACTATGATCACACATGATTTCGCTTCCAGTAACTACCTCGGTGAAGGTGGCTTTGGGACGGTTCATAAAGGCTTCATCGACGATAAGCTTAGGCCCGGGGTAGTAGAGGCGCAACCTGTTGCCGTTAAACTCTTGGATTTGGATGGTGGTCAAGGTCACAATGAATGGCTG GCTGAGGTGACCTTTTTGGGGCAATTGAGGCATCCACATCTAGTGAAGTTGATCGGTTATTGTTGTGAAGACAAGAACCGGCTTCTAGTATATGAATATATGGCAAGGGGCAATTTGGAGAGTCAACTATTTAGAA GGTATTCGATTTCTTTGCCGTGGCTGACAAGGATTAAAATCGCACTTGGTGCCGCAAAGGGGCTAGCCTTTCTTCATGGGGAGGAAAAACCCGTTATTTATCGCGACTTCAAAACTTCAAATATTCTATTGGGATCG GATTATACGGCTAAACTTTCGGATTTTGGGTTAGCCAAAGATGGCCCTGAGGGAGACGAGACACATGTGAGTACACGAGTGATGGGAACACACGGCTATGCTGCACCTGAGTACGTCATGACAGGTCACCTGACAACCATGAGTGATGTTTATAGTTTTGGAGTCGTTTTACTAGAGCTACTAACAGGAAGAAGATCAATGGACAAAAAACGACCTAGTAGAGAACAATGCCTTGTGGAATGGGCTAGACCACTTTTGAAAGATTCAAACAATCTTGACCGGATCATGGACCCTAAACTAGACGGTCAGTATCCCACCTTAGGGGCTAAGAGAGCAGCGATTCTGGCTAGCCGATGCCTAAGCCATCACCCAAAATGCAGACCAACCATGAATGAAGTGGTTAAGATCTTGGAACATGTGATGGAGTTAGATGATTTCCCGGTTGGTTCATTTGTTTATATCGCTCCGAAAGAAGGACAAAACACCAAAGACAAGGATGAGGCAAAACAACATAATGACGAAAAGGGTAGCGGCGATGATGAGGCGGAGGAGGTCATGGTGGTGGTTGAGAAGAAAGAAAGTAGTCGAAAGCGGGACCATGAAAAGAAAGGTCACAGGCATAAACACAGGATTAGATCGATGAGGTCTCGAGCAGTATATTCGGATACAGCTTTATATAAAAACTTTAGAAAGGGTACCAATTCTCCATTGTTGCCCCATCCCAAATAA